Proteins encoded together in one Streptomyces sp. NBC_01408 window:
- a CDS encoding MAB_1171c family putative transporter, whose amino-acid sequence MNTIRTLCFVIAALSSYAALVYRLCQGRRSWKDSSYRTLITTLVFQCLTFTMGAVAMRGESFLGVGNLAILLMHLAAVAFCVSAQVILLCWAADGEEAARKTRFWVVTGITLDVVLTALFFLADGPRRCPSDFDGSGEPLLLTYLLAFIASQAVPCVTVFRQCGPYARMTDSASLRQALRMLSVGAMILLLYSLVRVVNVLTIAAGTEIGTWKEAAASVLNALGIIAISLSFTMPSWGPAAVRLVEWTRAYRSYRALYPLWRDLYESSPGIALEPPGTSVSDLDYRLHRRVVEIRDGWRDLRPYIERTTGGAGGPVREMTDEYRQAFIEAAQIKQALHAKRTGTIPRDNKDDGDFDDRDTDNFTAEVAWLTKVGAAYSKLRRAG is encoded by the coding sequence GTGAACACCATCAGAACCCTCTGCTTCGTCATCGCGGCGCTCTCGTCGTACGCCGCGCTCGTCTACCGGCTGTGCCAGGGACGCCGCAGCTGGAAGGACAGCTCCTACCGCACGCTGATCACGACCCTGGTGTTCCAGTGCCTCACCTTCACGATGGGTGCCGTCGCCATGCGGGGCGAGAGCTTCCTGGGCGTCGGCAACCTCGCCATCCTCCTCATGCACCTGGCGGCGGTCGCCTTCTGCGTGAGCGCGCAGGTCATCCTGCTGTGCTGGGCGGCCGACGGCGAGGAGGCGGCGCGCAAGACGCGTTTCTGGGTGGTCACCGGCATCACCCTCGACGTGGTCCTGACGGCCCTCTTCTTCCTCGCCGACGGGCCCCGTCGCTGTCCGTCGGACTTCGACGGCAGCGGCGAACCGCTGCTCCTCACCTACCTCCTGGCCTTCATCGCCTCCCAGGCGGTTCCCTGCGTCACCGTCTTCCGCCAGTGCGGTCCCTATGCCCGCATGACCGACAGCGCCTCGCTGCGGCAGGCCCTGCGCATGCTGTCCGTCGGGGCGATGATCCTGCTCCTCTACAGCCTGGTGCGGGTGGTCAACGTCCTCACCATCGCGGCCGGAACCGAGATCGGGACGTGGAAGGAGGCCGCCGCCTCCGTCCTCAACGCGCTGGGCATCATCGCCATCTCGCTGAGCTTCACCATGCCCTCCTGGGGCCCCGCGGCCGTCAGGCTGGTGGAGTGGACCCGTGCCTACCGGTCTTACCGGGCCCTCTACCCGCTCTGGCGGGACCTCTACGAGTCCTCCCCGGGCATCGCCCTGGAGCCGCCCGGGACCTCGGTCTCCGACCTCGACTACCGGCTCCACCGGCGCGTCGTCGAGATACGGGACGGCTGGCGGGACCTGCGCCCGTACATCGAGCGCACCACCGGCGGCGCCGGCGGACCCGTCCGGGAAATGACCGACGAGTACCGGCAGGCCTTCATCGAAGCGGCACAGATCAAACAGGCCCTGCACGCCAAACGAACCGGCACCATCCCCCGTGACAACAAGGACGACGGCGATTTCGACGACCGCGACACGGACAACTTCACGGCGGAAGTGGCCTGGCTTACCAAAGTGGGTGCTGCCTACAGTAAACTCCGTAGGGCGGGCTGA
- a CDS encoding TetR/AcrR family transcriptional regulator — MSTAKGSARRAALLDAAEATLVGSGHAALSVRAVADAAGVRLGHLQYYFPTRDSLLEAVLDRLLRRSLDRLTEVAPGLAPDGSGEPVPPERLIGLLLAEQDNPELVRVFAELWALAARDEAVATAVRAFYRQYADLVTEQIRRHLPGLAQPELRARAEVFIALLEGSSLMRSGIAGNPSPATDALITRTALTLMTGPAAHHGLGA; from the coding sequence ATGAGCACCGCCAAGGGATCGGCCCGGCGAGCCGCGCTCCTGGACGCCGCCGAGGCCACGCTGGTCGGCAGCGGCCACGCCGCGTTGTCGGTCCGCGCCGTGGCCGACGCGGCCGGGGTGCGCCTCGGCCACCTCCAGTACTACTTCCCCACCCGCGACAGCCTCCTCGAAGCGGTCCTCGACCGCCTCCTGCGCCGCTCCCTGGACCGCCTCACCGAGGTGGCCCCCGGTCTGGCCCCGGACGGCTCCGGGGAACCGGTCCCCCCGGAGCGGCTGATCGGCCTGCTCCTCGCCGAGCAGGACAACCCGGAGCTGGTACGGGTCTTCGCCGAGCTGTGGGCGCTGGCAGCGCGGGACGAGGCGGTCGCGACGGCCGTCCGGGCCTTCTACCGCCAGTACGCGGACCTGGTCACCGAGCAGATCCGCCGCCACCTGCCCGGTCTTGCGCAGCCGGAACTCCGCGCACGGGCCGAGGTGTTCATCGCCCTGCTCGAAGGCAGTTCACTGATGCGTTCCGGCATCGCGGGCAACCCCTCTCCCGCGACGGACGCCCTGATCACCCGGACGGCGCTCACCCTCATGACCGGCCCCGCCGCCCACCACGGGCTCGGAGCCTGA
- a CDS encoding saccharopine dehydrogenase has translation MDNDQLAHDPDGPVLLVGGYGTVGAELARATAGQWPLLLLGRSPEKAADLCRELGAEARRWDLGDPAPFRAAARAVVSVVNDPDDRVLRAALAGGVPYVDVTRWTSRVQRAAALASLAPAGPGTPAPVLLSSGWMGGVVPLVAAALAERLGGADRVETAIRYDLADRSGVDSVEFMDRLGIDFEVREEGRATAVTPLTSTRTLTIGEHRTKVARIDTPEQFTLPLTLGARTVTTRIGFSSTASTSALVALGRVGFFRHARGERWRPVRHRLLHAPGTGGTAALRVEVEGPRGVLRATVTDPHGQARLTAVGALMGLRRVLGADGAPARPGLAFPESHPLPHTLLPALAEAGVRIDVRAPHADPQAPAAA, from the coding sequence ATGGACAACGACCAGCTGGCGCACGACCCCGACGGACCGGTTCTCCTCGTCGGCGGGTACGGAACGGTGGGGGCGGAGCTCGCGCGGGCGACGGCCGGGCAGTGGCCGCTGCTGCTTCTGGGGCGCTCCCCGGAGAAGGCCGCCGACCTGTGCCGCGAACTCGGCGCCGAGGCGCGCCGCTGGGACCTCGGCGACCCCGCCCCCTTCCGCGCCGCGGCGCGCGCCGTGGTGAGCGTGGTCAACGATCCGGACGACCGCGTCCTGCGGGCCGCGCTCGCCGGAGGCGTCCCGTACGTCGACGTGACGCGCTGGACCTCCCGCGTGCAGCGCGCGGCGGCCCTGGCCTCGCTCGCCCCGGCCGGCCCCGGCACGCCCGCGCCGGTCCTGCTCTCCTCCGGCTGGATGGGCGGGGTGGTGCCGCTCGTCGCCGCCGCGCTCGCCGAGCGGCTGGGCGGGGCCGACCGGGTGGAGACCGCGATCCGCTACGACCTGGCCGACCGCTCCGGGGTGGACTCGGTGGAGTTCATGGACCGCCTGGGCATCGACTTCGAGGTGCGTGAGGAGGGCAGGGCCACGGCGGTCACCCCGCTCACCAGCACGCGGACGCTGACCATCGGGGAGCACCGCACCAAGGTGGCCCGGATCGACACGCCCGAACAGTTCACCCTGCCGCTGACGCTCGGAGCGCGCACCGTGACCACCCGCATCGGCTTCAGCAGCACGGCCTCCACCTCCGCGCTGGTCGCTCTGGGCCGCGTCGGCTTCTTCCGCCACGCCCGCGGCGAGCGCTGGCGCCCGGTCCGGCACCGTCTGCTCCACGCACCGGGCACGGGCGGCACCGCCGCCCTGCGGGTCGAGGTCGAAGGACCGCGCGGCGTGCTGCGGGCCACGGTCACCGACCCGCACGGCCAGGCCCGTCTGACGGCCGTCGGGGCCCTGATGGGCCTGCGCCGCGTCCTCGGCGCCGACGGCGCGCCCGCCCGGCCCGGTCTCGCCTTCCCCGAGTCGCACCCGCTGCCGCACACGCTCCTGCCGGCCCTGGCGGAGGCGGGCGTACGGATCGACGTCCGCGCCCCCCACGCCGACCCGCAGGCCCCGGCCGCCGCATGA